From Schizosaccharomyces pombe strain 972h- genome assembly, chromosome: II, the proteins below share one genomic window:
- the tbf1 gene encoding DNA-binding factor Trf1, translating into MSKRSLDPSDDFKGQKRLAIDPESTALEQDRQMLQQLSEQNSELEPQNVAPNAEIPLGFDLSGIQFNMTPDFYLRMNQGMDYAFNQPNPIATPQQLLRTSLIPTLGNLSNIILSILGKPVQEASAIVTNPASEMGMAFTKVMNMFRMVKDIYTEESFIYSSAIGMRTPSQRSTTRRANLAIFLAAVYGALQIGFFHLNENFLEVFAPDESNILTNQGTLYMELKTQAYISAMAQAERPKGDILNDLFPSDMAHRFLIRRNAKLDDKLTYVEKQIIEKCTARKERLANFSPQEALNEVYPWGKFLSEIACYIHNNYSSISAIPIPANSFKRRSKKNGLRFKAGEAESSPSESGSDLTDSLAFGIPSSTFDGSSETQNVSSVVLYDQVRHMTNNNLNNKRTRRVANRRSWTKEEEEALLDGLDLVKGPRWSQILELYGPGGKKSEVLKYRNQVQLKDKARNMKLFFLKSGQVVPAALQCVTGDLRRD; encoded by the coding sequence ATGTCAAAACGATCCTTAGACCCTAGTGATGATTTTAAGGGTCAAAAACGCTTAGCGATTGATCCAGAATCAACTGCCCTCGAACAAGATCGCCAAATGTTACAACAATTATCAGAACAAAATTCTGAACTCGAGCCTCAAAATGTTGCACCAAATGCAGAAATTCCTTTAGGGTTTGATCTTTCCGGAATTCAATTTAATATGACGCCGGACTTTTATTTACGCATGAATCAAGGCATGGATTACGCTTTCAACCAACCTAATCCTATTGCTACACCTCAGCAACTTCTTCGTACATCTCTTATTCCTACTCTTGGTAACCTTAGTAACATAATTTTGTCAATTCTTGGGAAGCCAGTACAAGAGGCATCTGCCATTGTCACTAATCCAGCCTCCGAAATGGGTATGGCCTTTACCAAAGTAATGAATATGTTTCGTATGGTAAAGGACATTTATACTGAAgaatcttttatttattcctCTGCCATTGGTATGAGGACGCCGAGTCAAAGAAGTACGACTAGACGCGCAAATCTTGCTATCTTTCTGGCAGCTGTCTATGGAGCGCTACAAATTggattttttcatttgaatgaaaattttctgGAGGTTTTTGCTCCGGACGAATCTAATATCCTCACTAATCAGGGCACTCTTTATATGGAACTCAAAACCCAAGCATATATTTCGGCTATGGCTCAGGCAGAACGTCCCAAGGGAGACATATTAAACGATCTTTTTCCCTCTGACATGGCCCATCGATTTCTTATCCGACGAAATGCTAAGCTGGATGACAAACTTACTTATGTTGAAAAGCAAATCATAGAGAAATGTACGgctagaaaagaaagattgGCAAACTTCTCCCCACAGGAAGCTTTAAATGAAGTATATCCATGGGGGAAATTTTTAAGCGAGATTGCTTGTTACATCCATAACAATTACTCGTCTATTTCGGCCATTCCAATTCCTGCTAACTCATTCAAACGACGATCCAAGAAGAACGGATTGAGGTTTAAGGCTGGCGAAGCCGAATCATCCCCTTCAGAATCTGGTTCAGACCTGACCGATAGTCTCGCATTTGGTATACCATCTTCAACTTTTGACGGCTCCTCGGAAACACAAAATGTATCCAGTGTCGTTCTTTATGATCAGGTTCGACATATGACAAATAATAACCTAAATAACAAGCGTACGAGGCGCGTAGCCAATCGTCGATCTTGGACaaaagaggaagaggaagCATTGCTTGATGGTCTTGATTTAGTAAAAGGTCCCCGGTGGAGCCAAATTTTGGAGCTTTATGGTCCTGGAGGCAAAAAGAGtgaagttttgaaatatcGCAATCAAGTTCAGTTGAAAGATAAGGCTCGCAATATGaaactattttttctcaaaagTGGTCAGGTGGTCCCCGCAGCATTACAATGTGTTACAGGCGATCTTCGGCGAGATTAA
- the mbx1 gene encoding DNA-binding transcription factor, MADS-box Mbx1, with amino-acid sequence MDINPPPSTAPSSPRRSIQRISDAKNKALTFNRRRLGLIKKAHELSVLCDAKVVVMIFDSKNACHVYSSEEPEEQRDALLQKFLNKDFVTVDPLRNINPNIPSDESLHNWRPKDKRIASVTTYSAQPSNNCSSATDSENDFQSFTIKSSTTYHTTPTTASENKKIESITIPDHASVYNDLPLSPTVKHSFVSPVSGDYSDSPLEPSSSSSFSVPPESLNPTLSFQHNDVPQTDNFIPFLTPKRQAYGQSSSRADRSSVRRSQSFKNRRNGKPRISRLHTSHASIDGLTDFIQSPSSGYLDPSSTPITPLDSAINQITPPFLPDNLGQENRGELYSHDNPTSMVYEHPKFDELPNGFIDTHELNILSRSFTASPNQILRESNMVNQDSFTDNPVDATWDALIGTTQIDLDLDYERSSIPSSTIPADQLKDGVPTNSVYRNNMVDHNLYPSLNIERNAP; translated from the exons ATGGATATTAATCCTCCTCCTAGTACTGCTCCTTCATCTCCTCGCCGTTCT ATACAGCGTATTTCCgatgcaaaaaataaggCTCTTACTTTTAATCGTCGACGACTTGgcttgataaaaaaagcacATGAACTCTCCGTTTTGTGTGATGCTAAAGTGGTGGTCATGATTTTTGATTCTAAAAATGCTTGTCACGTT TATTCTTCTGAGGAACCGGAAGAGCAAAGAGATGCCTTGCTGCAAAAATTCCTGAACAAGGACTTTGTCACGGTTGACCCTCTG AGAAACATAAATCCTAATATACCATCTGATGAATCCCTTCATAATTGGAGACCTAAAGATAAGCGGATTGCTTCTGTTACCACATACAGTGCTCAACCTTCTAATAATTGCTCTTCTGCTACCGACAGTGAAAATGACTTTCAATCTTTCACGATCAAATCCTCTACCACGTACCATACTACTCCAACTACTGCAAGCGAGAACAAGAAAATAGAGTCGATTACCATACCGGACCATGCGTCGGTTTATAATGACCTTCCTCTTTCTCCAACAGTCAAACATTCTTTTGTCTCTCCAGTTTCTGGAGATTACTCTGACTCACCTTTAGAACCGTCTTCTTCATCGTCTTTTTCTGTTCCTCCTGAATCGTTGAATCCTACACTGTCTTTTCAACATAATGATGTTCCGCAAACCGATAATTTTATCCCTTTCCTTACTCCTAAGCGTCAAGCATATGGACAATCATCTTCCCGAGCTGATCGTAGCTCTGTTCGTCGCAGccaatcttttaaaaatcgtCGTAATGGAAAACCGCGAATATCCAGGCTGCATACTTCTCATGCTTCTATTGACGGGCTAActgattttattcaaagTCCTTCTTCTGGTTATTTGGATCCCAGCTCAACACCTATAACACCTTTGGACTCTGCTATAAATCAAATTACGCCTCCTTTTCTTCCCGATAATTTGGGTCAAGAAAACCGTGGAGAATTATATTCTCACGATAATCCTACTTCTATGGTATATGAACATCCaaaatttgatgaattgCCCAACGGATTTATTGATACTCATGAGTTGAACATACTAAGTCGCTCATTTACAGCATCTCCTAACCAAATTCTTCGCGAATCGAATATGGTTAATCAAGACTCTTTTACCGACAATCCAGTTGATGCAACTTGGGATGCTTTAATTGGTACAACGCAAATTGATTTAGATTTAGATTATGAGAGGTCATCAATACCCTCATCCACTATTCCTGCTGATCAACTGAAAGACGGCGTCCCCACAAATTCGGTATATCGAAATAACATGGTTGATCATAATTTATATCCGTCTTTAAATATTGAACGAAATGCCCCTTAA
- the ulp1 gene encoding SUMO deconjugating enzyme Ulp1, translating to MIGKRNASKRTRQDDCITYEEYQRKRKKTFLNTFVNICSRTVTYAKLFLTKTPISELDRIAGEAIPSNSNSTNSKLEPSTKAPESRFSHINSKTERGYVTVESDMSSHNTLDRNSKPTVSHSYTNSSKDEKFLDPIALQNLFSPASDTHSQNIHDEALSPSSFRVSRSRYFPRPHRSSKNLSVSNRLQLAVFKETTSSTLSHGNSVEADEINSFNPTPFSSSPLHFTNSSPNPNSDIVTPDKQLDVVSEHARYKHLPFTATLRKKSPHDSTSRKASFRFVQSDQQPARNIVTSDIQNEKSLLLLIRDLKEKQTESFQDWNEVDFLQLKGLEISPPPTRPKFIPELEFPDNARKRALKYLNQSNSVSSSEPIITKFNIPITLKDLHTLRNRQWLNDEVINFYMNLISERSKIDSSLPRVHGFNTFFYTSLQRRGYAGVRRWAKKARVNIADMDAVFIPVHLDVHWCMAVINKSKKRFEYWDSLAGSPGKVFDLLRDYYIAETKGAVDVSDWENFMDDNSPRQRNGHDCGVFACKTAECVSRNVPVQFSQNDMPELRIKMAASIIDAQIY from the coding sequence ATGATAGGAAAACGCAATGCGTCAAAAAGGACGCGTCAGGATGATTGTATTACATATGAAGAGTATCAAAGGAAACGTAAAAAGACATTTTTGAACACGTTTGTTAATATTTGTTCTCGTACAGTTACTTAtgcaaaactttttttgacaaaaacTCCCATTTCTGAATTGGATCGCATCGCTGGCGAGGCGATACCATCTAATAGTAATAGTACAAATTCAAAACTAGAGCCTTCTACTAAAGCCCCTGAATCTCGGTTTTCTCACATAAATTCCAAGACTGAACGTGGTTACGTGACGGTCGAATCTGATATGTCTTCTCACAATACTCTTGACAGAAATAGTAAACCTACCGTTTCTCATTCATATACAAATTCTAGTaaggatgaaaaatttttggatccCATTGCTCTTCAAAATCTATTTTCCCCTGCCTCTGACACGCATTCTCAAAACATCCATGACGAAGCATTATCTCCATCAAGCTTTCGTGTGTCTCGTTCGAGATACTTCCCCCGACCTCATCGgtcttccaaaaatttatctGTTAGTAATCGGTTACAGCTTGCGGTTTTTAAGGAAACAACTTCATCGACATTATCCCACGGTAATTCCGTTGAGGCTGACGAAATAAACTCTTTTAATCCTACAcctttctcttcttctccTCTGCACTTTACGAACTCCTCTCCAAATCCAAACTCTGACATTGTTACACCGGACAAGCAGCTAGATGTTGTTAGCGAACACGCCAGATATAAACACCTTCCTTTTACGGCTACgttaagaaagaaaagtcCTCATGATTCAACGTCTCGGAAAGCCTCTTTTAGGTTCGTTCAATCTGATCAGCAACCAGCGCGGAATATCGTTACTTCTGATAtccaaaatgaaaaatcatTACTGTTGCTAATTCGagatttgaaagaaaagcaaacaGAATCTTTTCAAGATTGGAACGAAGTTGActttttacaattaaaaGGTTTGGAAATATCTCCACCCCCCACTCGCCCCAAGTTCATTCCGGAACTTGAGTTTCCTGATAATGCTCGAAAGCGTGCActgaaatatttaaaccAAAGCAATTCTGTTTCCTCTTCTGAACCCATCATCaccaaatttaatattcCAATCACGCTTAAAGACTTGCATACTCTGCGGAATAGACAATGGTTAAATGACGAggtaattaatttttacaTGAATTTGATTTCGGAACGCTCTAAAATTGATTCATCCTTACCTCGGGTACATGGgtttaatacttttttttatacatctTTGCAGCGCCGTGGATACGCGGGTGTTCGAAGATGGGCCAAAAAGGCACGCGTTAATATTGCAGATATGGATGCTGTATTTATACCAGTACATCTGGATGTCCACTGGTGTATGGCTGTTATTAACAAATCGAAGAAACGATTTGAATACTGGGACTCGCTGGCCGGAAGCCCTGGTaaagtttttgatttgTTGCGCGACTATTATATTGCAGAAACAAAAGGTGCCGTCGACGTGTCAGATTGGGAAAATTTTATGGATGACAATTCTCCAAGACAACGAAATGGACATGATTGTGGAGTTTTTGCTTGTAAAACTGCTGAATGTGTATCTAGAAATGTTCCTGTTCAGTTTAGTCAAAATGATATGCCTGAACTACGAATCAAAATGGCAGCTAGTATTATTGATGCACAAATCTATTAA
- the art1 gene encoding arrestin-related substrate adaptor for RhoGEF, Art1, which yields MTSPCTLIRQFSPLEIRPLPHLDFQAGFNGIPTSAPRLVGIVQVRSKEIHQPLALVQITLELWKIESVVIPSLGISNHLSDNKCLARQVLFPLHSEHPENNIPPNDNNYSISDLSIKSPPPSLTSDWIVDSYASDQDNPSVHTHNRTTPPIPPPHLPNASGSSVYQPPYTPFRSVSTTSSSNDTSITPFGDQTPILSSSSDPYATHRVWSMDLPFEIPFPENSEIPSTFELNRSGTICSTKYELRAHMSLLGVPDITTTVPVSLSRYDNLSSWGMYNSPTNIRQVSSDGRVVVEVSIPKLCIGPSDLVSVFVSIMPNNGSKIRVQQLSLSLVEYITFIHPSSSSPIVRKKKVLRYEEDLDDMKLTSEGLSKSLSKPFPDIDFEDANITGFTTTSDLYSVQYMLVIKVQLYRARNIEITNPIIVSPVERSRSQALLNEIQTRVLDVRQSHGGVVLEENVRIVRASDFSKNNMFAYLNDDIVLLS from the coding sequence ATGACATCCCCGTGTACGCTAATACGGCAATTTTCTCCTTTGGAGATACGTCCGTTACCACATTTGGATTTCCAAGCTGGATTTAATGGGATACCAACTTCAGCTCCAAGGTTGGTTGGTATCGTCCAAGTTCGaagtaaagaaattcaCCAACCTTTGGCTTTGGTTCAAATAACGTTAGAATTATGGAAAATTGAATCAGTGGTAATACCATCCTTGGGTATAAGTAATCACTTATCAGATAATAAGTGTCTGGCAAGGCAGGTTTTGTTTCCACTTCATTCCGAGCATCCTGAAAATAACATACCTCCTaatgataataattattCTATCAGCGATTTGTCTATCAAATCACCTCCACCCTCCCTTACTAGCGATTGGATAGTAGATTCTTATGCGTCTGATCAGGATAATCCTTCTGTTCATACTCATAACCGTACTACTCCACCTATCCCTCCACCTCATCTTCCTAATGCCTCTGGATCTTCGGTATATCAACCTCCTTACACTCCGTTTAGATCAGTATCCACCACATCTTCCTCTAATGACACATCTATCACTCCTTTTGGTGACCAAACTCCTATActctcttcttcttcagatCCTTACGCTACTCATAGGGTATGGTCAATGGACCTTCCCTTTGAAATCCCGTTTCCCGAAAATTCAGAAATTCCATCGACTTTTGAATTGAATCGGTCTGGTACAATATGCTCCACGAAATATGAACTACGTGCTCACATGAGTTTACTAGGGGTACCGGATATTACTACCACTGTACCAGTGTCACTCAGCAGGTATGATAATCTATCTTCTTGGGGGATGTATAATTCCCCTACTAATATTCGGCAAGTGAGTAGCGATGGTCGTGTTGTAGTAGAGGTATCAATACCCAAACTGTGTATTGGACCTTCGGATCTCGTCTCCGTCTTCGTTTCCATCATGCCTAATAATGGTTCTAAAATACGAGTACAGCAACTTTCTCTTTCCTTGGTTGAATACATCACGTTCATACATCCCTCTTCTTCAAGCCCAATAGTTcgtaaaaagaaagtattaCGTTACGAAGAAGATTTGGATGATATGAAACTTACATCGGAAGGTTTATCGAAAAGCCTTTCTAAACCTTTCCCCGAcattgattttgaagatgCAAATATCACTGGATTCACGACCACCTCTGATCTTTACTCTGTACAATACATGCTAGTCATCAAAGTACAATTATATCGTGCTAGAAACATTGAAATAACAAACCCAATTATTGTTTCCCCAGTGGAACGATCACGAAGTCAAGCCTTACttaatgaaattcaaaCCCGAGTCCTTGACGTTCGCCAAAGCCACGGAGGCGTTGTCCTCGAAGAAAACGTTAGGATTGTGCGAGCTTCagatttttccaaaaataatatgttTGCTTATTTGAATGATGACATTGTCCTGTTATCTTAG
- the ppr3 gene encoding PPR repeat-containing protein Ppr3, translating into MLNKCSGSLTLLAVRRFCGPCRRLHYHKDNPNNINIAKNLLNNNIQARCSTNEASWKLAQKELDLKIREYEQKLKDVKLNDINKKSPLNIPDEVWTKFISEVNSYDKEKENHLSTGNHELRRTTPLKIGPLLLTRIGLLKSKNTASNNYSVDHIVSNLANDNTLLNRQVSTEEWNSHLRHLLNIPKCFLGVDIVEIVNFFNYLPQTVISKSSLEIWKAVEESGMKVMPDLLVLLMESTNASGDFRKTVQLYHLYQKSNAPPNGLVYQSYAIALSSLGKHKDLVALYSEQKSVSITPSKDFLNACIKAFSRTKEFTKAWEVFNFMKFTATSISPSAETYGLMIQICSSQYNPEKALDLYNEMKLRPIDPLTPTTFVINNLIHALATDVRFQTVAFSLLQDLSHYGLRPNHSTLYELIRLIAYSGKLDYMKDILDNFWVRQKLLPSILKVEQIFHFIFRALISAEVQTSSVTPDYTHFKEEVRKIIDSSKEPLIPFLKRSTLTENDLFLNAIYTFEYAKRKFPEALNSRLVTDFLNIFLERGSVQLFKEIYQLEFREMSTMEGSSMKVAKITLTYIYAIKLALLFNDFEFGYAAWQEYWHCKIHKLLPKEDASYEQKVVLLTLSLLSKNKHTSLARSLLLSHLDKGWTWNKHSLGFMRKMCSVMNDQATVYLIDSITNEIGINQRFTRK; encoded by the exons ATGCTAAACAAATGTTCTGGCTCTTTAACACTTTTAGCTGTTAGAAGATTTTGTGGTCCTTGCCGACGTTTACATTATCATAAAGATAACCCTAATAACATTAATATTGCTAAAAATCTCCTGAACAATAATATACAAGCTAGATGCTCAACAAATGAGGCATCTTGGAAGTTGGCACAGAAAGAATTAGATCTGAAAATACGTGAATACGAACAAAAGTTAAAGGATGTTAAGCTAAATgacataaacaaaaag TCTCCCCTTAACATTCCTGATGAAGTTTGGACTAAATTTATATCAGAAGTTAACTCTTATgataaggaaaaagaaaatcatttaTCTACAGGTAACCACGAATTGAGGAGAACAACTCCATTGAAAATTGGACCACTTCTACTTACGAGAATCGGGCTATTGAAATCTAAGAACACAGCCAGCAATAATTATTCAGTCGATCATATTGTTTCAAATCTAGCTAATGACAATACGTTGTTAAATCGTCAGGTTTCTACCGAAGAATGGAACAGTCATCTTCGCCATCTCTTAAACATTCCTAAATGCTTTTTAGGGGTTGATATTGTAGAAATAGtcaacttttttaactaTCTTCCTCAAACtgttatttcaaaaagttcCCTAGAAATTTGGAAAGCTGTTGAAGAAAGTGGTATGAAAGTTATGCCTGATTTGCTTGTCTTGCTTATGGAATCCACCAACGCATCTGGCGATTTCCGTAAGACTGTCCAATTGTATCATTTGtatcaaaaatcaaatgcTCCTCCGAATGGTTTGGTGTATCAATCATATGCTATTGCACTTTCTTCCCTTGGTAAACACAAGGATTTAGTTGCACTCTATTCAGAACAAAAATCAGTCTCAATCACCCCATCAAAGGATTTCTTAAATGCCTGTATCAAGGCATTTTCTCGAACCAAAGAATTTACAAAGGCGTGGGaagttttcaattttatgaaatttacAGCAACTAGCATCTCTCCGTCGGCTGAAACATACGGTCTTATGATTCAAATATGTTCTTCTCAGTATAATCCAGAAAAGGCACTTGACTTATACAATGAGATGAAATTAAGACCAATTGATCCATTAACCCCTACAACGTTCgttattaataatttaattcatgCTTTAGCTACCGATGTTCGTTTTCAAACAGTCGCTTTTTCATTGCTTCAGGATCTTTCGCATTATGGTTTACGTCCAAATCATTCTACACTTTATGAGTTAATACGTTTAATTGCTTATAGTGGTAAACTTGACTATATGAAAGACATCTTGGATAATTTCTGGGTGAGGCAAAAATTACTGCCCTCGATACTCAAAGTtgaacaaatttttcatttcatttttcgGGCTTTAATTTCAGCTGAAGTTCAAACTTCTTCTGTAACCCCTGATTACACTCACTTTAAAGAGGAGGTCAGGAAAATTATAGATAGTTCCAAAGAGCCACTTATACCTTTCCTTAAAAGATCAACTTTAACTGAGAATGACTTGTTCCTCAATGCTATTTATACTTTTGAATACGcgaaaaggaaatttccTGAAGCTCTGAACTCTCGCTTAGTAactgattttttaaacatttttcttgAGCGTGGAAGCGTGCAATTATTCAAGgaaatttatcaattagAATTTCGAGAAATGTCGACAATGGAAGGTTCCTCAATGAAAGTTGCTAAGATTACATTGACTTATATATATGCTATAAAGTTAGCATTATTGTTTAACGATTTTGAATTTGGGTATGCTGCTTGGCAAGAATATTGGCATTGTAAAATACACAAATTGCTACCAAAAGAGGACGCATCATACGAACAAAAGGTTGTTTTACTTActctttctttactttcaaaaaataagcacACATCTTTGGCTCGAAGTCTTCTCTTATCGCACCTTGATAAAGGCTGGACATGGAATAAGCATTCATTGGGTTTTATGAGAAAAATGTGTTCTGTTATGAACGATCAAGCCACTGTTTACTTGATTGATTCTATTACTAACGAAATTGGAATAAATCAAAGATTTACtcgaaaataa
- the pdc2 gene encoding topoisomerase II-associated deadenylation-dependent mRNA-decapping factor, producing the protein MSFFGFNTTLPKENMFPNEGQLEEDGIDFEETYDDLGNQLNEAGDELNDETFGVSAGSIGRDFDFSGTTAQASAQLEDEQYQINQQNIFAKPVKPASSELPQVSRLNGASQFPSREPASTAINKLSDLQPMASIWENIVPEKPAIIPPEVASLQDRLGAQPSEKVFSLQELEEQLLNSMTAPKPPSQPAIPIVPSEMAAQVTRENISSLDPAISAASIGNVTFGQPNIPSTTTDFAGLAAPNMVHPSQAIPNPVMQPSLVPQMPYPQNGMYNPSVAPPASLVNLFQQEQLIQNQNLDEKRQKLERDHMLMAQCAGLMTRSDKSFIARIQISQLMSEDPESDDFYYRVYSIIRGRKPSEEEASHFIQTYLGPSNNRRRGRRSENPMQKLQQQLQRLVSSAKERPKATQLSLEGALGKIAVNTVRTPRQLLNVKRPTEPASSNSSLNNFSGFSTKKDVLHAIEKVYDLLLDFEQALRKASTLETTDQEQIDTWKTTLSEKLESIWKALYINESLEASSKTRPPFISIISHPKGMRLLPRLFPHLSKEQQISILKVVVYNFDSLDIVLRGTFDVNGELPLDVVSEMSSFTQFIIPPLLTIVNELDLETINNLFSQLLNRTNAVYLIQTKIGLSFLTLFISRAEILKQSGTVNQNEKEEWENTFNVMFNRVKGHFSTVFPPPNARAYADESYPWEFLAACATAASSEQHFTLVSETRDRVLDNIITSKRAPSEIAVVRISNVNLFLNAMGLDARQLSA; encoded by the exons ATGTCATTTTTTGGGTTTAATACTACCCTTCCAAAGGAAAATATGTTTCCTAACGAAGGGCAGTTAGAAGAGGATGG CATTGACTTTGAGGAGACCTACGACGATTTGGGTAATCAATTAAATGAAGCCGGAGATGAACTAAACGACGAGACTTTTGGTGTTAGCGCTGGAAGTATAG GACGtgattttgatttttcagGTACTACCGCTCAAGCATCTGCACAATTGGAAGATGAGCAGTACCAAATTaatcaacaaaatattttcgcTAAACCTGTCAAACCAGCTTCTTCAGAGTTACCTCAAGTTAGTAGACTTAATGGTGCTTCACAATTTCCTTCACGGGAACCTGCGTCTACTGCGATCAATAAGCTTTCCGATTTGCAGCCTATGGCTTCGATTTGGGAAAATATTGTTCCAGAAAAGCCGGCTATTATTCCACCTGAGGTAGCCTCTCTTCAAGATCGTTTGGGTGCCCAACCATCTGAGAAGGTTTTTAGCTTGCAGGAGTTGGAGGAACAGTTATTGAACTCAATGACCGCTCCAAAACCACCTTCTCAACCCGCTATTCCCATTGTTCCATCCGAAATGGCTGCTCAAGTAACTCGAGAAAACATCTCTTCATTGGACCCGGCGATTAGTGCGGCTAGTATTGGTAATGTTACTTTTGGTCAACCAAACATCCCTAGCACTACAACTGATTTTGCTGGATTAGCTGCTCCTAATATGGTACATCCTTCGCAAGCTATACCCAATCCTGTTATGCAACCTTCCCTTGTACCTCAAATGCCATATCCTCAAAACGGCATGTACAACCCAAGTGTTGCTCCTCCTGCTTCCCTTGTTAATCTTTTCCAGCAGGAACAATTAATTCAAAACCAGAACCTTGATGAAAAACGTCAAAAGTTAGAGCGTGATCATATGCTCATGGCTCAATGTGCTGGGTTAATGACACGCAGTGATAAATCGTTTATTGCGAGAATTCAAATATCGCAATTGATGTCGGAGGATCCCGAATCTgatgatttttattatcgCGTTTACTCAATTATTCGAGGCCGCAAGCCTTCCGAGGAAGAAGCCAGTCATTTTATACAGACTTATCTAGGACCTAGCAATAATCGCCGTCGTGGTCGTCGCTCCGAAAATCCTATGCAGAAATTACAACAGCAACTTCAGCGTTTGGTTTCTTCTGCCAAAGAGCGCCCTAAGGCAACTCAGTTGTCTTTAGAAGGTGCTCTTGGTAAAATTGCTGTTAATACTGTTCGCACACCACGACAATTGTTGAATGTTAAACGTCCTACCGAACCagcatcttcaaattcatcattaaacaatttttctGGATTTTCTACGAAGAAGGATGTATTGCACGCTATTGAGAAAGTTTATGACTTGTTGCTTGACTTTGAGCAAGCCCTCCGTAAAGCCTCAACGCTAGAAACTACCGATCAGGAGCAAATAGATACATGGAAAACTACTTTAAGCGAGAAATTGGAGTCCATTTGGAAGGCATTATACATAAATGAATCATTGGAAGCATCTTCTAAGACTAGGCCTCCATTCATTTCTATAATTTCTCACCCCAAAGGAATGAGGCTGCTACCTCGCTTGTTCCCACATTTGTCCAAAGAGCAACAAATTTCGATTTTAAAGGTCGTAGTTTACAATTTTGATTCTCTTGATATAGTCCTTAGGGGAACATTTGACGTTAACGGTGAGCTGCCTTTGGACGTTGTTTCCGAAATGAGTTCTTTCACGCAGTTCATCATCCCTCCATTGCTCACTATTGTTAATGAACTTGATTTGGAAACTATAAATAACTTATTTTCTCAACTTCTCAATCGCACTAATGCTGTTTATTTAATACAGACGAAGATTGGTTTGTCGTTCCTTACTCTATTCATTAGTCGCGCagaaattttaaagcaatCTGGCACTGTAAatcaaaatgaaaaagaagaatg GGAAAATACATTCAATGTTATGTTTAATCGCGTAAAAGGTCATTTCTCGACGGTATTCCCACCACCTAACGCTCGAGCTTATGCTGATGAATCTTATCCATGGGAATTCTTAGCAGCTTGTGCTACTGCTGCTAGCTCTGAACAACATTTTACATTGGTTTCTGAAACTAG GGACAGAGTACTTGATAACATCATTACTAGCAAACGGGCACCTTCTGAAATTGCTGTTGTGCGCATCAGCAAtgttaatttgtttttaaatgcaATGGGGCTCGACGCTCGTCAGCTCAGCGCTTAA